The nucleotide sequence aaagaacactatatcgaaaacaaattcgaaacactagaatcgtatgcctcttgtatttagtattatttccaaaaataactagtatgatgcggaaagaaaaattactagttataccttttagaaagacctcttgatcttctaccgtattcctcttctaacctcggacgttgtgtgggcaacgatcttccaagatgagaaccacctaggcaccttcttccttcttccttcaagtttcggccaagcacaagaacttccaaaggatgaagaattttccaccaaccaagctccaagggatgcatgctttctctccttcttctccttccttgatccggccacatcctccaagctccaagagatgatagatttcggccacaacaagaggagagaagagaaagagaaggccggccaccacaccaaggaaaagagggagaaaaatagaatagagtccttagccttgaagcctcctctacccctcttttataatccttggtcttggcaaataaggaaaatttaataaaaacttccttaattcttttgccattgaaaaggaaaatttatttaattaaaacaattttctcttttcaaattacaatggccggccataacaaataatatctccaagcaaataaaattttaaacaccaattaaaacttccttatttgcttccggaaatttataaaaatttctccaataattttatcccttcatgattggtttataaaaaggaaatttaataaattaaaatctttcttttaaacatgtggataaaaagaaagttatctctataaattaaaatctcttttaatctacaaataaggaaagatatcaaatcttttcttaatcttttgtagaaacttataaaagagaatatctaattttttaaatcatgaacatggttaaaaaggaaagttttcttaaaatttaaaatcctcctttaatcaacaaataaggaaagatttcaaattttaaactctcttttaaacatgtagatgatttacaaataaggaaagtttttaccaaaaattaaaaccatccttttaaactacaaataaggaaagagattaatctcttatcttaatctttgtagaaagctataaaaggaaattttaattttaaactctctttaaaatcatgatatccacataagaaataattttaataaaatcctctttaatattctagtgggccacccaagcttgggacccaagctttggtcggccacctacttggtcttggtcgggcctagcttgggttccaagctagcttggccccctttaggtggaaGGTggatatgcggtgggtataaatctctatataatcgaggctacgatagagaccgagaggaggaattggttttggtctcctgataaaattaagcatcccgtgctcgccccgaacacacaacttaattttatcaataataattcattccactagagaactattattgaactaccgcaccaatcccaaattacattttgggctccttcttatcatgagtgtgttagtctccctgtgtttaagataacagatgtccactaattaagtaagttactgacaactcacttaattaatatctagctccaagagtagtaccactcaatttcatcatcatgtcggactaagtccacctgcagggtttaacatgacaatccttatgagctcctcttggggacattctcaacctagattactaggacacagtttccttctataatcaacaacacacactataagtgatatcatttcccaacttatcgggcttattgattcatcgaactaaatctcacccattgataaattaaagaaataaatatcaaatatatgtgcttgttattatattaggattaagagcacacacttccataataactgaggtttttgttcctttataaagtcagtataaaagaaacgacctctaatggtcctactcaatacactcttagtgtactagtgtaattatatagttaagataaactaacatctaattacactacgaccttccaatggtttgttcctttccatcatggtcgtgagctactgtttataatttataaggtactgataacatgatcttctgtgtgtgacaccacacaccatgttatctataatataaattaattgaacaactacatttatcacaaatgtagacatttgaccaatgtgattcttatttctagataaatgttttataccaaaagctaggcttttagtatacattctaacatcagGAACCAATCCTTGTTGTAGAGATAGATGGGATGATGAATTCGGCCTCGGATCGTTGATAAATCGTCGGAATCTGTAGTAGATTTGGACCTCGTGGGTTTCCTTAAGTGGAAAACCCTTCTTTTATTCAAAAGGGGAAGAAGATCCTTATTTATAGGCAAGGGACACGACCCTTGCCTTTCATGCCAAATGACCGTGCCTCAGGAATCCATTAGAAAAGGAGCACGGTCATGCCCCTTGGGAGGCACGACCAAGCTGTTAGCCGTGGCATGTTCTAGAAATGAGGTACGACTGTGCCTTTAGGGCAGACTTGTCCATGTGAAGCTTTGGTAGTGAGGCATGGTCATGCTTGCTGTTTTTCCTCTAAAGCTATTCCAATGTTCATTTTTGTTCCATTTTTGCTCTAAAAATGCTTCCTGTCGATGAAAATACACAGAGCCGATCTTTAAACaaaaagagtaattatgctaacACAATGAAATACGAGTGCGATAACGTAAATcatgctcatgaaatacaagtaaatgtgcgtcaaacaatatataaaaatatatataatctacgcacatcaactacCCATCTTTTGTCTAATTATATCTCGTTTGATTAACTGGGTCTTGCTTTCCGCGCTTTTGCTGTTTCCCTCTCATCTACAGAAGTTTCGACTTCCTACTCTGAGACTTATCAACACTCTGCTTGGCGGactgcaatggatgaagaaatgtccGCTCTTATCTCTCATGGTACTTGGGAGCTAGTAAATGCACCACTGCCCATTGTTATTGTTGCCTATCGTTGGGTGTTTACTTTGAAGTATAGAGTTGACGGTACTACAAAGCTCGTCTGGTAGCCAAAGGATTTCCATAAACTTATGATGTTGATTATTTTGAGACGTTCTCTCCTACTACCCGTCTGAATTCTATTAAAGTTCTGTTCTCCTTGGCTGTCAATCAATTTGGCCAATGTTTCAACTAGATGTGAAAAATGCATTCCTTTATGACGATTTGCACGAGACCATTTTAATGGAGCAACCTCCAGTGTATATTGCTCAGCGAGAGAATGCTTCTATGGTTTGCACACTTAAAATGAATATTTATGGTCTTAAACAAAGCCCATGGTTTGATAAATTCAGTAATATAATCAGACTTGTTGGCTTCAGGTAGTGTAAATCTGATCAGTCATTTGTATGACATAGTACGAATGAGATTATCATTTTTAtcgtttatgttgatgacatcacaGTGATATATATGAGATTGATTAAACTAAGAAGTATTTGCAACAACACTTTGTTACTAAGGATATGGGATGTCCTAAATATTTCTTGGGAATTGAAATTGCTCACAATAAATCTAGAGTTTCATTATGCCAACAGAAGTATGCTACAGATTTACTCAAAGAAATTGGATTGCTTGGAACGAAGCCGGTTGATACTTCTATGAATATCAATTTAAGTGTTTGAGATGATATTGTGAAATTCTTTGAGGATAAGGTAAAATATAGACGTCTTGGTAGGCATTTACTTAACAATAATGAGATCTGACATCTCCTTTGTAGTGGGAATAGTCGTTCGTTTTATGGATAAGCCTAAGCAAGTTCACTGGGATGTTGCAATCAGGATTCTTAAGTACATCAAGAAATGGTTGTCATTTAAAAGAAATTGACACCTAAAGATCGAAGTCTATTTTGATGTCGACTATGTTGGATCAAAGGCTGACAGACGGTCCATTTTTGGATATTGCACTTATATAGAGGGAAATCTAGTAACATGGTGAAGTAGGAAACAAACTCCTGTTGCTAGGTCAACTGCCGAAGCTGAGTATAGAGTCATGACTCACACTATAACTAAGATAGGTTAACTGCCGAAGCTGAGTACAGAGTGACTCACACTATAACTAAGATGTTATGACTAAAGAATTTGCTTGAAGAATTAGGATTCACCTACAACTCAATTTTTCATGAGATGACTAAACATATTGAGGTTGACTATCATTTTATTCGTGAATATGTAATGAGCCATAAAATTGCTACTCCATTCACATCATCGTCCGACCAAGTTGCTACATCTTCATTAAAGCATTAGGAGAAAAACGATTTTCCGAACTTTGTGACAAGCTGGATATGATTGACATATGTGCTCCAGCTTTTAATATATATGCTCcagtttgagggggagtgttgaatACGGTAGCTTAATTATAGGGATTGTGATTAATTAGCTTGATTGTGATTGATTGTAATTAGAAATTGATAGGCATAATTATAAGgagtcttatgtatataaatacgGATATATTTGATATAAAAGATAATGGAGATATATGTTTTCCTCTCCTACCAAAGCTAAGGATCAATGGAGATGCATGACgctaataattgggatattgttagtgtatctttttttttatgtatgataaaggaggagaaaggataaagtttaagttaggatCTTATGAAACTTAAAATTCTCTTCTAAGGAGCTTCTCCTATGTTTGGTATTAAAAGACCCCTCTTTAAAATTAGAGGGAAAATATTCTCCTTTAATGGTGGATTTAGAAATTCTTAGTTTTAGGGGAGCTTAGGTAAAGTGGAACCCAGACATAGATCCCATTCCATGGTATATAGTTCATATTGCATTCATTTAGTTTCACTAATTTAATAAATgggttgtcaaacataaaaaaaaaggaagattgttggtataaTCGTGCCTCGAGTGATCTGTTTAGACCTCATGTTTTGATGTTTAAGCAAAGAGTTTAAATTAGATCTTGCCTTGTGACTTGATATGTGTGCAAGTGTGCAAGGACTTGCAAGAACACACATAGAGCTTAAAGAACTTGTGTTTGGCGAGGTTGAGTGATGATATGAATGATGATTCGAGGAGTAGTTGACTGCTTGCCCCCCCCCATGCACTATTCAACTGCTCAAAGCTAATAGTCATCAGTGATTTATTTCTTCCATGTTGGCTTGGGGACAGGCTGACGGAGGTGCTGGGGCGAGCGAATCATCTTTTGCTACAATGAATGATGGCTCGACGAGCTTGAAAAGCGTGACCAAAGCAACATACTCAGTGGTTTGGAGGTCCATAAGTGATCGAAAAAGGTTGCATGAGGTGATCGTCGAACCACAGGATGAGAATCATTTGGGTGGTGTTGGAGTAGTTCTAGAGCATGACTTGGTGCAATTAAGTTTGTAGATGACTTGGTGTAGCTAAGTTTGTAACTTAGTGGCTCAAGGTCCGAAAAGATCATATAAGGTTGCATAAGGCGATTGAAGGACCACAAGACAAGGAGAATTGAGGAGCAATGAGGATGACACCAATAGAGGGAGAATTACATAGGCATAGcgtgaaggatgacatggagGAGCTGAGGGTTCGGGTGCATCTGAAGGATGAGAAGTTTGATGGAAGATGACCTTTGGGCGAAGTCAAACATAAATGGTAAGACTCCTTTGCGAGTTGTGAGAGTAACTTATACACATGGGGTTAGGGTAGAATTCAATTTATTTAGTTTAGTCGACTAAATAGTTGACTCAGGCAGAGGAGATAACAAATAAAAAATGTTTTGTTCTTGGCTTAGTTGTTTTTTACTTGAATTAGAAGAAGAAGTATTGTATCTTATTTGTAGATATGAATGTTACTTACCCCTCTCTAGTGTCGGGTCACCTCACCTCATAGTCCCTACACATATAAAATGAAATTTTTCTTGGATTTAGATAAATTCCTCAAACTCGTTACCACTTGAGATTGTCACAAGATTGATTATTTAACCATGCTAGTACTTGTAAACAACCATTAGCTAAAACCACCCTATCATTTATCTCAATCAAGGTTGATTAACACAACACAAATTATTGTTGTTTAGGTCTGAATTAATTTCTATTATATGAAATattgaataaaaaataattttattaaataacatTAATGATGTTATTTATTtaataacttatattaataaatgtaattttaagatttattgttatacatttggattttttttttgttttatacatttttattctttttttttttcatatttagatatgtttttttatttatttatgatttGATATATATACATGTACATGAGTGATCTACTACTTGTTGaaagttaaaaaattatattaactccAAATTTGTCTAATACATGAGATCTTAACCCTTTTTTAATTGGCATCTTACTTTATTCTTCATAAAATAACACGACTTTTGTGGAAACTAGCTATGCTATTGTGCCCCATAATTTATGAAATACGTTTAGCCTTATATGGTTGCAAAATTATGTTTTCCCATACTACCCTCAATCTGGTGTAATAGATATTTATCACCCCCTGCTTGGTTACaatattttgaaatgctaagTTCCTTAATCCTTTACTAACTATATCTGCAAGCTGTTCATGTATAGATATATAAGGGGTACAAATTAACCCACTCTTTAGTCTCCTtgatcaaatgtttgtcaatttaaATGCACTTCATTTGATCATGTTGTACTCGATTTTGAGATATGGTAATCACAGACATTATCACAATAAAATCTCATTAAGTCATCACACTTGATGTTCACATTTTCTAAGACGATCTTTAATTAAAGTATTTCATACACATCTTGGGCAATTACTTAGAATTCTACCTCTCACTTGATTGTGTCAGCACATGCTTTTTGCTACACCATGCCACAAGGTTACCACTAAGAGGGGTGCAATATCATATAGTTGACCTCCTATTAATTATTGACCCAACATCATTAACATCAATATATGCCTCTAACAACTTTATTAATAACCTTTGTTGGTGTTCATTTGAGATATCATAATACTTGGTGACTTGTTTTGTCATGCATCGTACGAGCTAAGGCTTGCCGCGAAGCTAAATTCGCTCGTTGCATGTGAACTGCAATAAAAGCTAACTAAGCTGACTAAATGTATACCTCTCAAGAAACTCCACTAGCATTATACATACATCTCAGCAAATAACCTAGATGTCAAAAACTCCATAAGTGAGCACAAAATGCAAAGTGGGTATAAAAAAGAAGTGCATGATATACAAAAAAAAGAAGCATATCTCATAATAGAATCTGTTAagaaattttgaaagaaaaatatgtTAATGATTTTATTCATCAATCTCATGCACATATATATTGAAACTATCTACACTTCAAATTTCTACAATCAAGATAAATTATATCTCCACAATTAAGGTAAATCATATccctatatttttcattttttatttatataatctGGAACACTCTCCTTTCCTCAAGCTGGAGCATAAATATTGATTATGCCCAACTTGTTACAAAGATAATAGACCTAAATCCTTTTAAAGCTTTTGTGAAAATATCTCCTCTTGTTTTTATGTACCCCATAGGATCAAACTTTGTTGAATCTTTTCATGGACAAAATGACAGTCAATTTTAATATGCTTAATTCACTCTTGAAATATGGGATCGGAAGCAATATATAGTCGTTTGATTATCACACTATAATTTGGTTGGTACTGAAGTTTTAAGACCTACTTTAGTCAGAAGTAGGTGATATATCCACATTATCTTACATACAATATTTGCTAGCTCTATATTCTGATTCTACACGCGAATGTGAGACAACATTATGTTTCTTACTTTTTCATGAAACTAGATCCCCCCCAAACTGAAGACATAATTACCAGATGTGGATCTTCTATTATCCTTGGATTTGCCCAATCACCATCTAAAAAACACTCAACCTTAGTATGACTATGATTGCTATACAAGATACACCTTAGTATGACTATGATTGCTATACAAGATACCTCGTCTAGGTGTTCCATTTAAATAGCACAAAATTTGTCCTACAACTACCCAATGTTTAACTATTGGAGAAGCCATATAGTGACTGAATATGTAATATTTGGATGAGTCGCAGTGACATAATTTAACTTTCCAAACAATCTTTTATATCTCTTGGGATTCTCAAATAATTCACCATTGTGAGTTGTAGATTAGGAGTCATTGGAGCACCATATGATTTAGCTTCTAATTGTCCTGCCTTAGACAATACGTCAAGTACATATTTTCTCTGAGATAAGtagttccctttcttcttgttatCTCAACACCCaagaactattttaaaattcctaaATTCTTTGTATGaaattgactatgaagaaatgaTTTAAGAGATGAAATACCTATGATATCATTCATATTAATGACTATCATCTACATATACAACCAACAAGATGATGCTCACTGCAGATTATATGTAGAACACAATAATCACTTACATCTCTTCATTCTAAATTTCTCAATCGCCTAACTAAATTTGCCAAACGAGGCTTacgaaattattatttttcttttaatcttttactTAATGGTTTTGATCTCAGTGGTTGTAGAATTTTTTGCAACTAAGGATTGTATATCGATAGTGATTTCACAGACCATCGGGCTAATTTACTGTCTTGTCTTGTTGAACAAAAGCTTAGCTATTATGAATTAATTAACTTACATTTTCAAACCCATCTTAAATTTACACAACTTGTTAGATCTACTCTTAGCCATACGAGTAAGTTGAATCTGTTGTGTCATTGTACTCCTAACCTAGAAGGACTGTTTCCTTCATTGATTGAAAACTGTGAGAAGGGAATGATATTAGTGCACACATCAAATGAAGCAGTTCAACAGTGGCATGTATCTCTTGCTGTAGTATTTGTTAGAATAAAATAGATACCAACTGTCTGTCGTTGTTTAGTTTCAAATCAATTGAGTTGGTGCATATTGGCTAATATTTATGgttcaagtataaagctgataGGATAGCTTCATCAGATTTAGGACTGCCTGTGGACGAATTATCAATTTAGGAACTGAATTACAATCCAAATGCATGGTCATTGAAATATCTCTTTGATCACTAATCTGATAACTGTTGTAGTTTTGGTACCAATTAAAATTGTGCAAAAGATTGGATGTCTTATTAGCTTAGTTTCTTGTGTCCAACCTTCTGTTCTGTCCCACAGACTTGAAATGTTAAAACACAAGTATCTATTTAAATCTATTTTACTGTTTTGACATGGTTTGTATTAGTTACCAGCAACTATCATGCTACCAATGCTAGATCGCACTCGCTTGGGCTATGTATGAACATGCCTAAATATCACACTTACAGATGTATGTCAGTGCTTTATTCTAACTTCAGCATAGCTTGTGTTGATGTCATCAGCATAAGTTTGAAGGCAGTTCTCACGTAGTATAATTAATCAAtgttaaaaggaaaaattttgatTCTTGTAATTTTTTGTGCAAAGAGAAGATCTTGGTTTTTTACTGTAGGTTGCCATCTTCCAATTTATCAGATGAACTTAAATAAATATGGCTTTTAGCATTTTGATTAAACTTATTTCACAGTTGGTCTTGGGACCTTTGATAACTCAATAGCGAACAGAGGAGAGAAAACCTACCTCGTGATTTCCACTCAGGTTCGAGGGCCATCATTCATCACTAACAACTAATGAAACTATACTTTGAATATTACTTAGGTATGGCTTTAATGTGGATTATCTCCTGAATCATGCTTGATGCAACATGCTACCAATTTCATAATTTATAGAATACCAACACAAGTTCAAACTGTTTTTTCTTCATTCATTTTTCACAGttaagaagagcacaaaggagtGAAGAAAGAAATTAGGGCTAGAATTGAGTCTTTATAAATTGTTACATTTTTAGAAACCTAcaggtatttttttttgttttgcatcCTGCCCACTTGACTTAAAAGCTTGTTGCATCATAGGCCTGCTGATTGAATAATTATTTATTATAGCTAACTACTACATGCTTTTTGCACCAGCAGAGTAGATGGGGAGGTTGCTTCTGTGGATTGACATGTTTTGGGTCACAAAAGAGAGGCAAACGAATAGTTCCAGCATCCCAAATTCCAGATGTGAATGCATCATCTAGTCATATAAATGGCCATCAGTCTGCTGGATTCTCCAATGAAAACACAACTCTGAACTTATCTATTCTTGCCCCACCTTCATCTCCAGCTTCTTTCACAAACTCTCGACTCCCTTCCACAGCCCAATCACCAAATTGTTTCTTGTCCATGTCAGCTAATTCTCCTGGAGGACCATCATTAACCATGTTTGCAACTGGCCCATATGCTCATGAAACTCAATTGGTCTCACCTCCTGCGTTCTCTACCTTTACAACAGAGCCTTCAACTGCGCCATTGACCCCTCCACCTGAACTTGCTCACCTTACAACTCCATCATCCCCAGATGTTCCTTTTGCACGGTTTCTTCTCTCATCTCTGGATATTAGAAGTGCCGTGAAAGGGAATGGAGTGCCTTATTTGTCATCTAATTATGCTGTTGGAAGTTATGTCCCAGCAGATTATCCAATTTATCCTGGAAGTCCTTCTAGTAGTCTTATATCACCTGCTTCTGGAACTCCACGAACTGGTCTATCATCTCCTTTCCCTGAGAGTGGTACTCCCAGACAGTGGGATGCTTCTGCATCTGCACAGGATTCACCATGTTTCAGAAATGGGGTATCAAAGTTGTTTGGGCATAATTCAGCTACAACCAGAGATTTTATTCTGTGTCCGGACTCCAGCTTTTTCTATCCTGCAACATCTGCACAGTTTCACTTGGACCAGGCACTGCAAACGGTTGCTCACACTGGTGGGAGACTTAGTGTTTCCAAGGAAGCAGATGCTTATTCCAGTGGTGGAAACAGACACAATAAAGCTTGCAAACAGGATGTAGAAGAGATTGAAGCTTACAGAGCATCATTTGGATTCAGTGCAGATGAAATCATCACAACACAACATTATGTTGAGGTATCGGATACTTTAGAAGAGTCCTTTACCATGTCTCTGCTTTCAAATAGTCAAACTGGAAATAAGCACTGCCCTACTAATGGATGCAATGAGTACGATAAAAAGGTCTCTAACTCACTTGATCCTATAAGTTCAAAGCAACTGACAGCTCCGCTTGAAGGTGGAGTTGATTGTGAATCTGATCACGGAAGGATGCAAGCAGGTAAGCTCAATAACTTTGAAGTTGATCTAATGACAATAACCCTGTTTTTTGTTTTTCCCTCATGGTTGCTTTCGTTCATGAGAATATCTTATATATTATGTGGTTGAGGATAACGCTCTATTCAAATGATGTCTATATGTAGaacacatgaaacacattgtCACCATTTTCTGCCAGATTATCTCATAATCCGTTGTTGTTCATGTTATCCAGGTCCTAAGCTAAACAAACATTCACAAGATACCTCTCCTTTAGTTTATGAGAACACTGACACAGATGGTGGTGAAGGAAGAAAGTGTAGGGCGCCAGCAGATCACCAGCTTTATAAGCGAGCACAGTCGTTCTCTGATGCAGAAGTTGATTATAGAAGAGCTAGAAGTTTGAGAGAAACCAACGCCATACTGGCCTGGCACGA is from Zingiber officinale cultivar Zhangliang chromosome 7B, Zo_v1.1, whole genome shotgun sequence and encodes:
- the LOC122006969 gene encoding uncharacterized protein At1g76660-like isoform X1, with protein sequence MAENSNGGPESIRDVGESPAESINAVEATDIMSVEPRLLPQERQSRWGGCFCGLTCFGSQKRGKRIVPASQIPDVNASSSHINGHQSAGFSNENTTLNLSILAPPSSPASFTNSRLPSTAQSPNCFLSMSANSPGGPSLTMFATGPYAHETQLVSPPAFSTFTTEPSTAPLTPPPELAHLTTPSSPDVPFARFLLSSLDIRSAVKGNGVPYLSSNYAVGSYVPADYPIYPGSPSSSLISPASGTPRTGLSSPFPESGTPRQWDASASAQDSPCFRNGVSKLFGHNSATTRDFILCPDSSFFYPATSAQFHLDQALQTVAHTGGRLSVSKEADAYSSGGNRHNKACKQDVEEIEAYRASFGFSADEIITTQHYVEVSDTLEESFTMSLLSNSQTGNKHCPTNGCNEYDKKVSNSLDPISSKQLTAPLEGGVDCESDHGRMQAGPKLNKHSQDTSPLVYENTDTDGGEGRKCRAPADHQLYKRAQSFSDAEVDYRRARSLRETNAILAWHDMLN
- the LOC122006969 gene encoding uncharacterized protein At1g76660-like isoform X2, giving the protein MAENSNGGPESIRDVGESPAESINAVEATDIMSVEPRLLPQERSRWGGCFCGLTCFGSQKRGKRIVPASQIPDVNASSSHINGHQSAGFSNENTTLNLSILAPPSSPASFTNSRLPSTAQSPNCFLSMSANSPGGPSLTMFATGPYAHETQLVSPPAFSTFTTEPSTAPLTPPPELAHLTTPSSPDVPFARFLLSSLDIRSAVKGNGVPYLSSNYAVGSYVPADYPIYPGSPSSSLISPASGTPRTGLSSPFPESGTPRQWDASASAQDSPCFRNGVSKLFGHNSATTRDFILCPDSSFFYPATSAQFHLDQALQTVAHTGGRLSVSKEADAYSSGGNRHNKACKQDVEEIEAYRASFGFSADEIITTQHYVEVSDTLEESFTMSLLSNSQTGNKHCPTNGCNEYDKKVSNSLDPISSKQLTAPLEGGVDCESDHGRMQAGPKLNKHSQDTSPLVYENTDTDGGEGRKCRAPADHQLYKRAQSFSDAEVDYRRARSLRETNAILAWHDMLN